One window of the Roseovarius sp. THAF9 genome contains the following:
- a CDS encoding Lrp/AsnC family transcriptional regulator translates to MQTDELDEALIALLQENARMPVATIARRLGLARTTVQARLDRLETSGVILGYTLRLNAARRAPLRATALVQIEARSQPTVLSRLQSLPGVRRVHTTSGRFDLIVTLEAETTEELDDTLDRIGDAKGVRGSESLIHLATKLDRSR, encoded by the coding sequence ATGCAAACAGACGAACTTGACGAGGCCCTGATCGCGCTCTTGCAGGAAAACGCCCGCATGCCCGTGGCCACGATCGCCCGCCGGCTGGGCCTTGCGCGCACCACGGTGCAGGCGCGGCTCGACCGGCTGGAAACCTCCGGAGTCATTTTGGGCTACACCCTGCGCCTCAACGCCGCGCGCCGCGCCCCCCTGCGGGCGACCGCGCTGGTGCAGATCGAGGCCCGCAGCCAGCCCACCGTTCTGTCGCGCCTGCAATCCCTGCCCGGCGTGCGCCGCGTCCACACCACCTCCGGGCGCTTCGACCTCATCGTCACGCTCGAGGCCGAAACCACCGAAGAGCTTGACGACACGCTCGACCGCATCGGCGACGCCAAGGGCGTGCGCGGCTCGGAATCGCTCATTCACCTCGCGACCAAGCTCGACCGCAGCCGCTAG
- the infA gene encoding translation initiation factor IF-1 yields the protein MAKEDTLEFPGVVKELLPNATFRVELENGHEIIAHTAGKMRKNRIRVLAGDKVQVEMTPYDLTKGRINYRFK from the coding sequence ATGGCCAAGGAAGATACGCTCGAATTTCCAGGTGTCGTGAAGGAACTCCTGCCGAATGCGACATTTCGGGTCGAGCTAGAGAACGGCCATGAGATCATCGCCCACACGGCAGGCAAGATGCGCAAGAACCGCATCCGTGTTCTGGCAGGCGACAAGGTACAGGTGGAAATGACACCTTACGATCTGACCAAGGGTCGGATCAATTATCGCTTTAAATGA
- a CDS encoding PaaI family thioesterase, protein MTDTPTPFTATSLEQMPDMDALLSRSGLDFMRDMIAGRLSAPPIGATLGFTALSADTGRVVFEGTPGFNALNPMRGVHGGWYGAILDSCMACAVMTLLDKGQVYTTLEYKVNLTRALPMGMAAVATGTTQHGGRRTATAVGELRGKEDGKLYATSSTTCLIMDAA, encoded by the coding sequence ATGACCGACACGCCAACCCCCTTCACCGCCACGTCCCTTGAACAGATGCCCGACATGGACGCGCTTTTGTCCCGCTCGGGCCTCGACTTCATGCGCGACATGATCGCGGGTCGCCTGAGCGCCCCGCCCATCGGCGCCACGCTCGGCTTCACCGCCCTCTCGGCCGATACGGGCCGCGTCGTGTTCGAAGGCACCCCCGGTTTCAACGCCCTCAACCCGATGCGCGGCGTGCATGGCGGCTGGTACGGCGCGATCCTCGACTCCTGCATGGCCTGCGCGGTGATGACCCTGCTGGACAAGGGCCAGGTCTACACGACGCTGGAATACAAGGTGAACCTCACCCGCGCCCTGCCCATGGGCATGGCCGCGGTGGCCACCGGCACCACTCAGCACGGCGGCCGCCGCACCGCCACCGCGGTTGGCGAACTGCGCGGCAAGGAAGACGGCAAGCTCTACGCCACCTCCAGCACCACCTGCCTGATCATGGACGCCGCCTGA
- a CDS encoding xanthine dehydrogenase family protein molybdopterin-binding subunit, whose amino-acid sequence MAKFGRSQPVSRIEDLRLLTGGGRYTSDLWPKGCLRAFVLRSVEAHAEISLDAQAAREAHGVRLVLTADDLTAAGITEGMPALLVESRDGSMGSAPKRPLLAEGRVRFVGEAIALVVADSLDAARDAADLIEVDYDSLPVHLERAPGGEALHDAAPENRAFDFGMGDADAVEAAVAGAAHVVRMPLEDNRVISNPMETRSVLAQMEEGRLHIAYGGQNVWNTKAHAARILKMDEADIRVTIPDVGGGFGTKAPDYPETLLVGQAARMLEAPVAWVADRTEGMLSDTGARDLEHDLVMGFDDELRITAYRVDTRMNLGAYNSPLAQNIQTNLFAKVMMGVFDIRAAYLHVEGFYTNTTPVDAYRGAGRPEAIYALERLMDHAARELGVDVWELHRRNFIRPEQFPYTTAFGETYDVGDFARVLESVARHADQGGFAARRAQSEAQGRLRGMGLCFYIESILGDPAEGAQIEFTQAGVRLYVGTVSNGQGHESVYAQFLSDQTGVPVERIEIVAGDTDRIAQGGGTGGSRSVTVQNNVTLVTVDAMVAAFRPYLAEKMGVEADAIEFDQETFRAPGSNQTPTLLEAAAWARADGRDDLLSHERRAELEARSFPNGAHVCEVEVDPETGAATVARYTVVDDFGNLINPMLVEGQIHGGVVQGIGQALCERVVYDEDGQLLTASFMDYAMPRADNVPMIGFETEPVPSTTNVMGMKGCGEAGTVGAMAATANAVFDALYERGVRRADMPFTPHRVWMMLNGYELDETR is encoded by the coding sequence ATGGCCAAGTTCGGCCGCTCGCAGCCTGTGAGCCGGATCGAGGATTTGCGGTTACTGACGGGGGGCGGACGGTACACGTCCGACCTGTGGCCCAAGGGGTGCTTGAGGGCCTTTGTCCTGCGGTCGGTCGAGGCGCATGCGGAGATTTCGCTGGATGCGCAAGCGGCGCGGGAGGCGCACGGCGTGCGCCTTGTGCTGACTGCGGACGACCTGACGGCGGCGGGGATCACCGAAGGGATGCCGGCGCTGTTGGTGGAAAGCCGGGACGGCAGCATGGGGTCGGCGCCGAAACGGCCCTTGCTGGCCGAAGGGCGCGTGCGCTTCGTTGGCGAGGCGATCGCGCTGGTGGTTGCCGACAGCCTGGACGCGGCGCGGGATGCGGCGGATTTGATCGAGGTCGATTATGACAGCCTGCCGGTGCACCTGGAGCGGGCGCCGGGCGGCGAAGCACTGCATGACGCGGCGCCGGAAAACCGGGCCTTCGATTTCGGCATGGGCGACGCGGACGCGGTGGAGGCGGCGGTGGCCGGTGCGGCGCATGTGGTGCGGATGCCGCTGGAGGACAATCGGGTGATCTCGAACCCGATGGAGACCCGCAGCGTTCTGGCGCAGATGGAGGAGGGCCGTCTGCACATCGCCTATGGTGGGCAGAACGTCTGGAACACCAAGGCGCATGCGGCACGGATCCTGAAGATGGACGAGGCCGATATCCGGGTCACGATCCCGGACGTGGGCGGTGGCTTCGGCACCAAGGCGCCGGATTATCCCGAGACCCTGCTGGTGGGACAGGCGGCGCGGATGCTGGAGGCGCCTGTGGCCTGGGTGGCGGACCGGACCGAGGGGATGCTGTCGGACACGGGCGCGCGGGACCTGGAGCATGACCTTGTGATGGGGTTCGATGACGAGCTGCGGATCACGGCCTACCGGGTGGACACGAGGATGAACCTAGGCGCCTATAACAGCCCGCTGGCGCAGAACATCCAGACCAACCTCTTTGCCAAGGTTATGATGGGGGTTTTTGATATCCGCGCGGCGTACCTGCATGTCGAGGGGTTTTACACCAACACCACGCCGGTCGATGCCTATCGCGGGGCCGGGCGGCCCGAGGCGATCTATGCGCTGGAGCGGTTGATGGACCACGCGGCGCGGGAGTTGGGCGTGGATGTGTGGGAGCTGCACCGGCGCAATTTCATCCGGCCCGAGCAGTTTCCCTATACCACGGCCTTTGGCGAGACCTACGACGTGGGCGATTTCGCGCGGGTGCTGGAGAGCGTCGCGCGGCACGCGGACCAGGGCGGGTTCGCGGCGCGCCGTGCGCAGAGCGAGGCGCAGGGCAGGCTGCGGGGGATGGGCTTGTGTTTCTATATCGAGAGCATTCTGGGCGACCCGGCGGAGGGCGCGCAGATCGAGTTTACGCAAGCGGGCGTGCGGTTATACGTGGGCACGGTCTCGAACGGGCAGGGGCACGAGAGCGTCTATGCGCAATTCCTGAGCGATCAGACCGGCGTGCCGGTGGAGCGCATCGAGATCGTGGCCGGCGACACTGACCGGATCGCGCAGGGCGGCGGCACGGGCGGGTCACGCTCGGTCACGGTGCAGAACAACGTGACGCTGGTGACGGTGGACGCGATGGTGGCGGCCTTCCGGCCCTATCTGGCCGAGAAGATGGGCGTCGAGGCCGACGCGATTGAGTTCGATCAAGAGACGTTCCGGGCGCCAGGGTCGAACCAGACGCCGACGCTGTTGGAGGCCGCCGCGTGGGCGCGGGCGGACGGGCGCGACGATTTGCTGAGCCACGAGAGGCGCGCGGAGCTGGAGGCGCGGTCCTTTCCCAACGGCGCGCATGTCTGCGAGGTTGAGGTCGACCCCGAGACCGGCGCGGCCACGGTCGCACGCTACACGGTGGTCGACGATTTCGGGAACCTCATCAACCCGATGCTGGTTGAAGGACAGATTCATGGCGGCGTGGTGCAGGGCATCGGACAGGCGCTGTGCGAGCGGGTGGTGTATGACGAGGACGGGCAATTGCTGACGGCGAGTTTCATGGATTACGCGATGCCGCGGGCGGACAATGTGCCGATGATCGGTTTCGAGACCGAGCCGGTGCCGTCGACCACCAACGTGATGGGCATGAAAGGCTGTGGCGAGGCCGGGACCGTGGGGGCGATGGCTGCCACGGCGAACGCGGTGTTCGATGCGCTATACGAACGGGGCGTGCGCCGGGCCGACATGCCCTTTACCCCGCACCGGGTTTGGATGATGTTGAACGGATATGAGCTGGACGAAACGCGTTAG
- a CDS encoding carbon-nitrogen hydrolase family protein: MKIASAAYPIDALDSWQGYADKIEAWVAEAAGQGADLLMFPEYAAMELAMLAGRDVATDLEPSLRAVSDRMPEADALNSRLAGKYGVHILGGSAPVYDDAIGPRPVNRAAFFAPGGGKGVVDKQIMTRWEREPMACVGGGPLKVFDTALGRIGVLICYDCEFPLLGRALQDVDVLLVPSCTETLAGYWRVRIGAMARALEQQCVSAMSSLVGPADWCEVCDVNTGAGGIFGPPDRGFPPTGVLAAGDLDAPGWTYAEADLEKIAEVRADGGVLNRTHWTEQAGRDGAPTVEQLQ; encoded by the coding sequence ATGAAGATTGCGAGTGCCGCCTATCCGATTGACGCGTTGGACAGCTGGCAGGGCTATGCCGACAAGATCGAGGCCTGGGTGGCCGAGGCCGCCGGGCAGGGCGCCGATTTGCTGATGTTCCCCGAATATGCCGCGATGGAGCTGGCGATGCTGGCCGGGCGGGATGTGGCGACAGACCTGGAGCCGTCCTTGCGGGCGGTCTCGGACCGGATGCCCGAGGCGGATGCGCTGAATTCCAGGCTGGCGGGCAAATATGGCGTGCATATCCTTGGCGGCTCGGCGCCGGTCTATGACGATGCGATTGGCCCGCGTCCGGTGAACCGGGCGGCGTTCTTTGCGCCCGGCGGGGGCAAGGGCGTGGTCGACAAGCAGATCATGACACGCTGGGAGCGGGAGCCGATGGCATGCGTGGGCGGCGGGCCCTTGAAGGTGTTCGACACCGCGCTGGGGCGGATTGGCGTGCTCATTTGTTATGATTGTGAATTTCCGCTTCTGGGGCGTGCGTTGCAGGATGTGGATGTCCTGTTGGTGCCGTCCTGCACCGAGACGCTGGCCGGGTACTGGCGGGTGCGGATCGGGGCCATGGCCCGCGCGCTGGAGCAGCAATGCGTGAGTGCTATGTCGTCGCTTGTGGGGCCTGCGGATTGGTGCGAGGTCTGCGACGTGAACACCGGCGCGGGCGGCATATTCGGCCCGCCCGACAGGGGCTTTCCGCCGACGGGCGTGCTGGCCGCAGGTGACCTGGACGCACCGGGATGGACCTATGCCGAGGCCGATCTGGAAAAAATCGCGGAGGTGCGGGCGGATGGCGGCGTGCTGAACCGCACCCACTGGACCGAGCAGGCGGGCCGTGACGGCGCGCCCACAGTTGAACAGCTGCAATGA
- a CDS encoding LysR family transcriptional regulator: MHIDFRHLRTIRAIHQAGGLARAAELLHITQSALSHQIKGLEDQAGVELFVRRSKPLKLSAAGLRLLRVAEKVLPEVEALEAEFSGLRQGSAGRMHIAIECHACFEWLFPVLERFRQTWAEVDIDIRPGLAFDALPALQKEEVDLVVSSDPEDLDGVIFQPLFDYEPLFVASSQHVLAKKDYVEADDFRDETLITYPVDRSRLDIFTELLTPAKVEPRAVRQIELTAVILLLVASNRGVAVLPDWVLREQRTSSEYVTRPVTKDGLTKRLYAAIREDEADKPYMAHLLRLAREIPLRMQRPVETVAE; the protein is encoded by the coding sequence ATGCATATCGACTTTCGTCATCTACGCACGATCCGGGCCATTCACCAGGCCGGCGGGCTGGCCCGTGCGGCGGAGCTGTTGCACATCACGCAGTCTGCTTTGTCTCACCAGATCAAGGGGTTGGAGGATCAGGCCGGGGTCGAGCTGTTCGTGCGACGCTCGAAGCCCTTGAAGCTGTCGGCGGCGGGGCTGCGCCTGTTGCGCGTGGCCGAGAAGGTGCTGCCCGAGGTCGAGGCGCTGGAGGCGGAATTCAGCGGATTGCGGCAGGGCAGTGCGGGGCGGATGCATATCGCCATCGAATGCCACGCCTGTTTCGAGTGGCTGTTCCCGGTGCTGGAGCGATTCCGGCAGACTTGGGCGGAGGTGGATATCGACATCCGGCCGGGACTCGCGTTCGACGCGCTGCCGGCGTTGCAGAAAGAGGAGGTGGATCTTGTGGTGTCGTCGGATCCCGAGGACCTCGACGGGGTGATCTTTCAGCCACTCTTTGATTACGAGCCGCTGTTCGTGGCCTCCAGCCAGCATGTGCTGGCCAAGAAGGATTACGTCGAGGCGGACGATTTCCGGGACGAGACGCTGATCACCTACCCGGTGGATCGCTCGCGGCTGGATATCTTCACCGAACTCTTGACCCCCGCGAAGGTCGAGCCGCGCGCGGTGCGGCAGATCGAGCTGACGGCGGTGATCCTGTTGCTGGTGGCGTCGAACCGCGGCGTGGCGGTGCTGCCGGACTGGGTGCTGCGCGAACAGCGGACGAGTTCGGAGTATGTCACGCGGCCCGTCACCAAGGACGGTCTGACCAAGCGGCTCTACGCGGCGATCCGCGAGGATGAGGCGGACAAGCCCTACATGGCGCATCTTCTTCGGCTGGCGCGGGAGATTCCGCTGCGGATGCAAAGGCCGGTGGAGACGGTCGCGGAGTGA
- a CDS encoding type III PLP-dependent enzyme produces MQHQTSPWDTPVVHLARQKPDAPVLYFSPETLQTTARRFLKGFDGLVTYAVKANPGEEVLANLAAAGVRAFDVASPAEMRAVRDAAPDAVLHYNNPVRSAAEVEMAAKMGVASASVDCAAELEKLAGLPRDMEVTVRLALPVKGAAYDFGAKFGAGPDAAAGLLRQVSEMGFRPGLCFHPGTQCADPGAWGAYVRASAEVARVAGVTLERLNVGGGFAAHRSGAAPDLEAIFDHVAEVSGDVFEVPPRLVCEPGRAMVAEAFTLAARVKALRPDGSLFLNDGIYGALAEARDIDALTRVRVVSQDSVPREGAPVARVVFGPTCDSLDRLPDPLALPGDVAEGDYVLFEGMGAYSRALATRFNGYGPEGPVTVARLI; encoded by the coding sequence ATGCAACATCAGACATCCCCGTGGGACACGCCCGTGGTACATCTGGCGCGCCAGAAACCCGATGCGCCGGTGCTTTATTTCAGTCCCGAGACCCTGCAGACCACCGCGCGGCGGTTCCTGAAGGGCTTTGACGGTCTGGTGACCTATGCGGTCAAGGCCAACCCGGGCGAGGAAGTGCTGGCGAACCTGGCCGCGGCCGGTGTGCGGGCCTTCGACGTGGCCAGCCCGGCGGAGATGCGGGCGGTGCGCGACGCGGCGCCGGATGCGGTTCTGCATTACAACAACCCGGTGCGGTCAGCAGCCGAGGTCGAGATGGCCGCAAAGATGGGCGTGGCGTCTGCTTCCGTGGATTGCGCGGCGGAGCTGGAGAAGTTGGCGGGCCTGCCGCGCGACATGGAGGTGACGGTGCGGCTGGCGCTGCCGGTCAAGGGCGCGGCCTATGATTTCGGCGCGAAGTTCGGGGCCGGGCCGGACGCCGCGGCGGGGCTGCTGCGGCAGGTCTCTGAGATGGGGTTTCGTCCCGGCCTCTGCTTTCATCCCGGCACGCAATGCGCCGATCCCGGCGCGTGGGGCGCCTATGTTCGGGCCAGCGCGGAGGTGGCGCGGGTGGCCGGTGTGACTTTGGAACGGCTGAACGTGGGCGGCGGGTTTGCCGCGCATCGCTCGGGCGCGGCGCCGGACCTGGAGGCGATCTTCGATCATGTGGCGGAGGTGAGCGGCGACGTGTTCGAAGTGCCGCCCCGCCTGGTCTGCGAGCCGGGGCGGGCGATGGTGGCCGAGGCGTTCACGCTCGCCGCACGGGTCAAGGCGCTGCGCCCGGACGGGAGCCTGTTTCTGAACGACGGCATTTACGGCGCGCTGGCCGAGGCGCGGGACATCGACGCGCTGACGCGGGTGCGGGTTGTCAGCCAGGACAGCGTGCCGCGCGAGGGTGCGCCGGTGGCGCGGGTGGTGTTCGGGCCGACTTGCGACAGCCTGGACCGGCTGCCCGATCCGCTGGCCTTGCCGGGGGACGTGGCCGAAGGGGATTACGTGCTGTTCGAAGGCATGGGCGCCTATTCGCGGGCGCTGGCGACGCGGTTCAACGGTTACGGTCCCGAGGGGCCGGTGACGGTGGCGCGGCTGATCTGA
- a CDS encoding DUF2235 domain-containing protein yields the protein MSWTKRVSRAVRRLVGLTRGERARIKHGPRGAVTHVIILDGTMSSLEPGLESNAGLTFKLLNEEVGAALSLYYEPGVQWPDWRRTGDVMLGRGINRQIRRAYGYLASRYRPGDRIFLIGFSRGAYAVRSLAGVIDRVGLLRAEHATERQVKTAYRHYRDEAKSKAAAVFTRELCHESSPIEMVGAWDTVKALDWSGPLIWRLLTPKNAFHSHALGPHIRHGYHALALDETRQVYTPVMWETGPGRAAGEGRVEQVWFRGTHGDVGGQLDGFHAARPLSNIPLVWMLERAEAHGLTLPEGWQARYPTDAQAPSVGKWRGWGKIFLFRKARVVGQDPSERLHESVQGRAAPDAPDAQAVI from the coding sequence ATGAGCTGGACGAAACGCGTTAGCCGGGCTGTCCGGCGGCTGGTTGGCCTGACCCGTGGCGAGCGGGCGCGGATCAAGCACGGCCCGCGCGGGGCGGTGACTCATGTGATCATCCTAGATGGCACGATGTCCTCGCTCGAACCGGGGCTCGAGAGCAATGCCGGCCTGACCTTCAAGCTGTTGAACGAGGAGGTGGGGGCGGCTCTGTCGCTCTATTACGAACCGGGGGTGCAGTGGCCGGACTGGCGGCGGACAGGCGACGTGATGCTGGGGCGCGGCATCAACCGGCAGATCCGGCGGGCCTATGGCTATCTGGCGTCGCGCTATCGGCCCGGCGACCGGATCTTTCTGATCGGCTTCTCGCGCGGGGCCTATGCCGTGCGGTCGCTGGCCGGGGTGATCGACCGGGTAGGGCTGTTACGGGCGGAACACGCGACCGAGCGGCAGGTGAAGACGGCCTATCGCCATTACCGCGACGAGGCCAAGAGTAAGGCTGCGGCGGTCTTTACCCGGGAGCTGTGCCATGAGTCCTCGCCGATCGAGATGGTCGGGGCATGGGACACGGTGAAGGCGCTGGATTGGTCCGGCCCGTTGATCTGGCGGCTGCTGACGCCGAAGAACGCCTTTCACAGTCATGCGCTGGGGCCGCATATCCGGCACGGCTATCACGCGCTGGCGCTGGACGAGACGCGGCAGGTCTATACGCCGGTGATGTGGGAAACCGGGCCGGGACGTGCTGCGGGCGAGGGCCGGGTGGAGCAGGTCTGGTTCCGCGGCACTCACGGCGATGTGGGTGGGCAGCTGGACGGTTTCCACGCGGCACGGCCATTGTCGAACATCCCGCTGGTCTGGATGCTGGAGCGGGCCGAGGCGCATGGGCTGACCCTGCCCGAGGGGTGGCAGGCGCGGTATCCGACGGATGCGCAGGCGCCGTCGGTCGGCAAGTGGCGGGGCTGGGGGAAGATATTCCTGTTTCGCAAGGCGCGCGTGGTCGGTCAGGATCCGTCCGAGAGACTGCATGAGAGCGTGCAGGGCCGCGCCGCACCCGATGCCCCGGATGCGCAGGCGGTGATTTAG
- a CDS encoding nucleoside triphosphate pyrophosphatase, with protein sequence MQPPRLILGSGSPRRRDLLAQIGVVADDVRPPDIDETPEKAELPRPYCVRMAREKALAVEAGSDDIVLSADTTVALGRRILAKPEDAGEAEAFLRKMSGRRHKVITAVAVRRGDRIWQRDVVSDVKMKRLDDDEIAFYLGTGDWRGKAGGYGIQGPAGAFIPWIQGSFTAIVGLPLKETAGLLLAAGYPVWKGKT encoded by the coding sequence ATGCAGCCGCCACGATTGATCCTGGGGTCCGGTAGCCCGCGACGCCGGGATCTGCTGGCGCAGATCGGCGTCGTGGCCGATGACGTGCGCCCGCCGGATATCGACGAGACCCCCGAAAAGGCCGAATTGCCACGTCCCTATTGTGTGCGGATGGCGCGGGAGAAGGCGCTGGCCGTCGAGGCCGGGAGTGACGATATCGTGCTGTCTGCCGATACGACCGTGGCGCTGGGCCGGCGCATTTTGGCCAAGCCCGAGGATGCAGGCGAGGCGGAGGCGTTCCTGCGCAAGATGTCGGGGCGGCGGCACAAGGTGATCACGGCGGTCGCGGTGCGCCGCGGTGACCGCATTTGGCAGCGCGACGTGGTCAGTGACGTCAAGATGAAGCGGCTGGATGACGACGAGATCGCGTTCTACCTTGGCACCGGCGACTGGCGGGGCAAGGCCGGGGGCTATGGCATCCAGGGGCCTGCGGGCGCGTTCATTCCTTGGATTCAAGGATCGTTCACGGCCATCGTGGGCTTGCCGTTGAAGGAAACCGCGGGGCTTTTGCTGGCCGCGGGATACCCTGTCTGGAAAGGAAAGACATGA
- the metF gene encoding methylenetetrahydrofolate reductase [NAD(P)H]: MSTPTVSFEFFPPKSLEASFRLWDTVQSLAPLDPTFVSVTYGAGGTTRELTRDAVATLHKSSGLNVAAHLTCVEATREETLAIAQDFAEAGVNEIVALRGDPPKGSNGFTPHPDGFADSCELISALADMNRFKIRVGAYPEVHPEAADAQANIDYLKRKIDAGASEAITQFFFDTEAFFRFRDACAAAGIDAPITPGILPIENWAGTKRFAAACGTKIPAWLDEAFTKAARDDRETLLATALATELCSELIDGGAEHLHFYTLNRPELTRDVCHALGITPKVELRDVA, from the coding sequence ATGAGCACCCCAACCGTTTCCTTCGAATTCTTCCCGCCGAAATCGCTGGAGGCGTCGTTCCGCCTCTGGGACACTGTCCAGTCATTGGCCCCGCTGGACCCCACCTTCGTCTCCGTGACCTACGGCGCCGGCGGCACCACCCGCGAACTGACGCGCGACGCCGTGGCCACGCTGCACAAATCCAGCGGCCTGAACGTCGCCGCCCACCTCACCTGCGTCGAGGCAACGCGCGAGGAGACGCTCGCCATCGCCCAAGACTTCGCCGAGGCCGGCGTGAACGAGATCGTCGCCCTGCGCGGCGACCCGCCCAAGGGCTCGAACGGCTTCACGCCCCACCCCGACGGCTTTGCCGACAGCTGCGAGCTAATCTCCGCGCTGGCCGACATGAACCGCTTCAAGATCCGCGTCGGCGCCTATCCGGAAGTGCACCCCGAGGCGGCGGATGCCCAGGCCAATATCGACTACCTGAAACGCAAGATCGACGCCGGCGCGTCCGAGGCGATCACCCAGTTCTTCTTCGACACCGAAGCGTTCTTCCGCTTCCGCGATGCCTGTGCCGCTGCGGGCATCGACGCGCCCATCACCCCCGGCATCCTGCCGATCGAGAACTGGGCCGGCACCAAGCGTTTCGCCGCCGCCTGCGGCACCAAGATCCCCGCATGGCTCGACGAGGCGTTCACCAAGGCCGCCCGCGACGACCGCGAAACGCTGCTGGCCACGGCGCTCGCCACCGAGCTGTGCAGCGAGCTGATCGACGGCGGGGCCGAGCACCTGCATTTCTACACGCTCAATCGCCCCGAACTGACCCGCGACGTCTGTCACGCGCTCGGCATCACGCCCAAGGTCGAACTGCGCGACGTCGCCTGA
- a CDS encoding calcium-binding protein has protein sequence MNFIYGTNLAELLEGIETADLIQGFGGSDFIYGNGGNDWIYGGAGMDNIKGGDGDDVAFGQSGNDTIEGGDGNDHLDGGDGDDSIFGNGDDDTVTGGAGHDTMDGGAGIDTADYSDSNSLVWASLQTGFALSHVPPGYSILDGDQDTLLNIENLTGSDYGDWLQGNEGANILSGGDGDDRFEGHGGNDDILGGLGNDELYGGDGDDFLRPGQGDATVSGGTGHDTLKLDMSEGGAGWTVDLQKEVGTQAKPLFKVSKDDSDKDADSKADAETDTRARTEDIRSDDLTREPIEDAGLWPFPNEPVKIEAEELEFLSRMFGGSEKVMQAFGDFGLPDIPGFEDKPDLEGYLPGGGSSGPYTPVWPEWEMKVWDIEDVIGSDGNDKIYGNGADNALYSMGGDDLLDGRGGNDFLYSNSGEATLMGGAGEDRLIASAGSGVAEMTGGADDDVFVFESNPYSDTGHRGTIMDFAEGDLIEIFDYNATGPLSFSETGLFDATGPQVRVLQALGDASATLEVDHDGDGAADWSVDIVKTDAMHLIGIDDLVL, from the coding sequence ATGAATTTCATCTACGGCACCAACCTGGCCGAGCTTCTCGAAGGCATCGAGACCGCCGACCTGATCCAGGGCTTCGGCGGCAGTGACTTTATATATGGCAATGGCGGCAACGACTGGATCTATGGCGGCGCGGGCATGGACAACATCAAGGGAGGCGACGGCGACGACGTGGCCTTCGGCCAGTCCGGCAATGACACCATCGAGGGTGGGGACGGCAACGACCACCTCGACGGCGGCGACGGCGACGACAGCATATTCGGCAACGGCGACGACGACACTGTGACCGGCGGCGCGGGCCACGACACGATGGATGGCGGCGCGGGCATTGACACCGCCGACTATTCCGACAGCAACAGCCTTGTCTGGGCCTCGCTTCAGACCGGTTTCGCCCTGTCCCACGTGCCTCCCGGCTACAGCATCCTCGACGGTGACCAGGACACGCTCCTGAACATCGAGAACCTAACCGGCAGCGACTATGGCGACTGGCTTCAGGGCAATGAAGGCGCCAACATCCTTTCGGGCGGCGACGGCGACGACCGGTTCGAAGGCCACGGCGGCAACGACGACATTCTGGGCGGCTTGGGCAACGATGAACTCTACGGCGGCGACGGTGACGACTTCCTACGCCCCGGCCAGGGCGACGCCACCGTCTCTGGCGGCACGGGCCACGACACGCTCAAGCTCGACATGTCCGAGGGCGGCGCGGGCTGGACTGTCGATTTGCAAAAGGAGGTCGGCACGCAGGCCAAGCCGCTCTTCAAGGTCAGCAAGGATGACAGCGACAAGGACGCCGACAGCAAGGCCGACGCCGAAACCGACACGCGCGCGCGTACCGAAGATATCCGGTCTGACGACCTGACACGGGAGCCGATCGAGGACGCCGGCCTCTGGCCCTTCCCCAACGAGCCGGTGAAGATCGAGGCGGAAGAACTCGAATTCCTGTCCCGCATGTTCGGCGGCAGCGAAAAGGTCATGCAGGCCTTCGGCGATTTCGGCCTGCCCGACATTCCCGGGTTTGAGGATAAGCCCGATCTCGAAGGCTATCTTCCCGGCGGAGGCAGTTCGGGCCCCTACACCCCGGTCTGGCCGGAATGGGAAATGAAAGTCTGGGATATCGAGGACGTCATCGGCAGCGACGGCAATGACAAGATCTATGGCAACGGCGCCGACAACGCGCTTTACTCCATGGGCGGCGACGACCTGCTCGACGGGCGCGGCGGCAACGACTTCCTCTATTCCAACTCGGGCGAGGCCACCCTGATGGGCGGCGCGGGCGAGGACCGGCTGATCGCCAGCGCCGGCAGTGGCGTGGCCGAGATGACCGGCGGCGCGGATGATGATGTGTTCGTGTTCGAATCCAACCCCTACTCGGACACGGGCCATCGCGGCACGATCATGGATTTCGCCGAGGGCGACCTGATCGAGATCTTCGATTACAACGCGACCGGTCCACTGAGTTTCAGCGAAACCGGCCTCTTCGACGCCACCGGCCCGCAGGTCCGCGTCCTTCAGGCCCTTGGCGATGCCAGCGCCACGCTGGAGGTCGATCACGACGGCGACGGCGCCGCCGACTGGTCCGTCGACATCGTCAAGACCGATGCCATGCACCTGATCGGCATCGACGATCTCGTGCTCTGA